From Solwaraspora sp. WMMD1047, the proteins below share one genomic window:
- a CDS encoding glycosyltransferase family 1 protein gives MRIAVVTESFAPDLNGVAHSVLRTAEHLLARGHQPVVIAPAPAAGQRMVGEAHPYPVIRVPSVGVPRYRSFRLGLPTPRLAEALLGADPDVVHLASPFVLGARAMTVAGQHGLPTVAVYQTDVAAYARAYHLGWGEAAAWRWLRTIHNAADRTLAPSTAAADALAANGVQRVSLWRRGVDAVRFHPDRRDIDLHRRLAPAGETLVGFVGRLAVEKRVDLLAATCALPGVRVVVVGDGPARADLERQLPQATFLGACHGEHLAHLYATLDVFAHTGPYETFGQTVQEAMASGLPVVAPAAGGVQDLVEPGRTGLVVPPGDGASLAAAVAELAADPARRRAYGATARATVAGRSWAAVGDELIDHYRAAAARTRRLVPGTYRLAA, from the coding sequence ATGCGTATCGCTGTCGTCACCGAGTCCTTCGCCCCGGACCTCAACGGCGTGGCGCACTCCGTGCTCCGAACCGCCGAGCACCTGCTCGCCCGCGGCCATCAGCCGGTCGTCATCGCGCCGGCGCCGGCCGCCGGGCAGCGGATGGTCGGCGAAGCCCATCCCTACCCCGTCATCCGGGTGCCCAGCGTCGGGGTGCCCCGGTACCGCAGCTTCCGGCTCGGCCTGCCCACCCCCCGGCTGGCCGAGGCGCTGCTCGGCGCCGACCCGGACGTCGTCCACCTGGCCAGCCCGTTCGTGCTCGGCGCGCGGGCGATGACCGTGGCCGGGCAGCACGGGCTGCCGACGGTCGCCGTCTACCAGACCGACGTGGCCGCGTACGCCCGCGCGTACCACCTCGGCTGGGGTGAGGCGGCGGCGTGGCGGTGGCTGCGGACCATCCACAACGCCGCCGACCGGACGCTGGCGCCCTCCACCGCCGCCGCCGACGCGTTGGCCGCCAACGGGGTCCAGCGGGTGAGCCTGTGGCGGCGCGGGGTGGACGCGGTCCGGTTCCACCCGGACCGCCGGGACATAGACCTGCACCGCCGGCTAGCGCCCGCCGGCGAGACGCTCGTCGGCTTCGTCGGCCGGCTCGCCGTCGAGAAGCGGGTCGATCTGCTGGCCGCCACCTGCGCGCTGCCCGGGGTGCGGGTGGTGGTGGTCGGGGACGGGCCGGCCCGCGCCGACCTGGAGCGGCAGTTGCCGCAGGCGACCTTCCTGGGCGCCTGCCACGGGGAGCACCTGGCCCACCTCTACGCCACCCTCGACGTCTTCGCCCACACCGGCCCGTACGAGACGTTCGGCCAGACCGTGCAGGAGGCGATGGCGTCCGGCCTGCCGGTGGTGGCGCCGGCCGCGGGCGGCGTACAGGATCTGGTGGAGCCCGGCCGGACCGGGCTGGTGGTGCCGCCCGGTGACGGTGCGTCGCTGGCCGCCGCGGTGGCCGAGCTGGCTGCCGATCCGGCGCGGCGGCGGGCGTACGGCGCGACGGCCCGCGCCACCGTGGCCGGGCGGAGCTGGGCGGCCGTCGGCGACGAGCTGATCGATCACTACCGGGCCGCTGCCGCCCGCACCCGCCGGTTGGTACCCGGAACCTACCGCCTCGCGGCCTGA
- the rph gene encoding ribonuclease PH, which translates to MARPDGRQPDQLRPVTLTRQWSRHPEGSVLVEFGDTRVLCTASVIEGVPRWRRGSGLGWVTAEYSMLPRATTTRSDRESVKGRIGGRTHEISRLIGRSLRACLDLKALGENSVTLDCDVLQADGGTRTAAITGAYVALYDAVLWLAGRKALVGQPAAVMHRSVAAVSVGIIDGEPRLDLDYAEDVTAEVDMNVVCTGAGDFVEVQGTGEAGVFARDQLDALLDLGVAGCAELAGLQRKALDL; encoded by the coding sequence ATGGCGCGACCCGACGGGCGGCAGCCCGACCAACTTCGTCCGGTGACTCTGACCCGCCAGTGGAGCCGGCACCCGGAGGGCTCGGTGCTTGTCGAGTTCGGGGACACCCGGGTGCTCTGCACGGCGAGCGTGATCGAGGGTGTGCCGCGCTGGCGGCGCGGCTCCGGGCTGGGCTGGGTGACCGCCGAGTACTCGATGCTGCCGCGGGCCACCACCACCCGGTCCGACCGGGAGAGCGTGAAGGGCCGCATCGGTGGGCGTACCCACGAGATCTCCCGGCTGATCGGGCGCAGCCTGCGGGCCTGCCTCGACCTGAAGGCGCTCGGCGAGAACTCGGTGACCCTCGACTGCGACGTGTTGCAGGCCGACGGCGGCACCCGGACGGCGGCGATCACCGGTGCCTACGTCGCCCTCTACGACGCGGTGCTCTGGCTGGCCGGGCGGAAGGCCCTGGTGGGTCAGCCGGCCGCGGTGATGCACCGCTCGGTGGCGGCGGTGAGTGTCGGGATCATCGACGGCGAGCCCCGGCTGGATCTGGACTACGCCGAGGATGTCACCGCCGAGGTGGACATGAACGTGGTCTGCACGGGCGCCGGGGATTTCGTCGAGGTGCAGGGCACCGGGGAGGCCGGAGTCTTCGCCCGCGACCAGCTCGACGCGTTGCTGGATCTGGGGGTGGCCGGCTGCGCGGAGCTCGCCGGCCTGCAGCGGAAGGCGCTCGACCTGTGA
- the rdgB gene encoding RdgB/HAM1 family non-canonical purine NTP pyrophosphatase has protein sequence MTRLLLATRNAKKLAELQRILDGSLGRERVELIGLADVPEYQELPETGLTFGENALIKAREGCRQTGLPTVADDSGLAVDALGGMPGVFSARWSGRHGDDQANLDLVLAQIGDVPDEHRGAAFVCAVALVLPGGKEHLVEGRQPGRLLRAGRGDGGFGYDPIFLGEGQDRTNAELTGAEKDAISHRGKALRLLAKLLTKVLPAGA, from the coding sequence GTGACCCGCCTGCTGTTGGCGACCCGCAACGCCAAGAAGCTGGCCGAGCTGCAGCGGATCCTGGACGGCTCGCTGGGGCGGGAGCGGGTCGAGCTGATCGGGCTGGCCGACGTGCCGGAGTACCAGGAGCTGCCGGAGACCGGGCTGACCTTCGGTGAGAACGCGTTGATCAAGGCCCGGGAGGGCTGCCGGCAGACCGGTCTGCCCACGGTCGCCGACGACTCCGGGCTGGCGGTCGACGCGCTCGGCGGCATGCCGGGGGTGTTCAGCGCCCGCTGGTCCGGCCGGCACGGCGACGACCAGGCAAACCTGGACCTGGTGCTGGCCCAGATCGGCGACGTGCCGGACGAGCACCGGGGGGCGGCGTTCGTCTGCGCGGTGGCGTTGGTGCTGCCGGGTGGCAAGGAGCACCTGGTCGAGGGGAGGCAGCCCGGCCGGCTGCTGCGGGCCGGGCGCGGCGACGGCGGCTTCGGCTACGACCCGATCTTCCTGGGCGAGGGGCAGGACCGGACGAACGCCGAGCTGACCGGGGCCGAGAAGGACGCGATCAGCCACCGGGGTAAGGCGTTGCGGCTGCTGGCCAAGCTGCTCACGAAGGTGCTGCCGGCCGGCGCCTGA
- a CDS encoding TetR/AcrR family transcriptional regulator, whose protein sequence is MSQPRSVVDESGSRARTRRAILDAAIAVLSRDQSASLAEIAVEASVGRTTLHRYFPERSDLMAALGSHILDRVAGATDQARLTSGTAIEAMERVCREYFELGETLLLAFNDPQVTAGQQWQQDTECDLALLDLVKRGHADGTIDPAMDPRWARETLWCLLYAAWQHTTENGVARYDALDLCVRTLRKALAPGGR, encoded by the coding sequence ATGAGCCAGCCACGGTCGGTCGTCGACGAGTCCGGATCGCGGGCCCGGACCCGGCGCGCCATCCTGGACGCGGCCATCGCGGTGCTCTCCCGCGACCAGAGCGCCTCGCTCGCCGAGATCGCCGTCGAGGCGTCGGTCGGGCGCACCACCCTGCACCGCTACTTCCCCGAACGCTCCGACCTGATGGCCGCGCTCGGCAGCCACATCCTCGACCGGGTGGCGGGCGCCACCGACCAGGCCCGACTGACCAGCGGGACGGCGATCGAGGCGATGGAACGGGTCTGCCGCGAATACTTCGAACTCGGCGAGACCCTGCTGCTGGCCTTCAACGACCCGCAGGTCACGGCCGGCCAGCAGTGGCAGCAGGACACCGAGTGCGACCTGGCCCTGCTCGACCTGGTCAAGCGGGGCCACGCCGACGGCACCATCGACCCCGCGATGGACCCCCGCTGGGCCCGCGAGACGCTCTGGTGCCTGCTCTACGCTGCCTGGCAGCACACCACCGAGAACGGCGTGGCCCGCTACGACGCGTTGGACCTCTGCGTGCGTACCCTGCGCAAGGCCCTGGCCCCCGGCGGACGGTGA
- a CDS encoding ABC transporter ATP-binding protein, with translation MADPSSRQQRLPRLRLIWSFARPHTRTLAFGLLLALLGSAAGLATPMVTKWVLDSLAAEGSLTAPVVGLLILTVVGVVIWVWQWILLGSLGERVVFDVRRSMVHRLFRATVPAINGRPTGEFTTRVTSDTVLLREAAASSLIELLNGAVMLVGTLVLMGVLDLVLLGTTMAAVAVVTALFLVLMPAIAKAQERAQEHVGRLGAVLEGSLRAIRTVKVSRAEERQAELIVAEARESARYSIRAVRRQATAMSISWTGVQLAIILILGIGAWRVSEGLLPVSSLIAFLLYAFALMGPITSLSQHVTALQAGIAAAGRIREIDALPVETDPPTGAPPDGDARSRSGQAPSGTPEAPEPAVLELRGVTASYGPGLPPAVRGIDLAIPRRGHVAIVGPSGAGKTTLFSLILRFITAQDGELFLDGQPYAGLGHAQVRARLAYVEQDAPVVPGTIRENLVFSHPDADEAELRRVLREVRLDDKIDSLGGGLDTELTPSSMSGGQRQRVALARAILRAPDVLLLDEATAQVDAITEAAIHDCIRSRAEVGAVVTIAHRLSTVIDADTIIVMEAGRIRARGDHETLLATDALYRDLIEALRIAQPAEDLPIPATTG, from the coding sequence ATGGCTGACCCATCTTCTCGGCAGCAGCGTCTTCCCCGGCTCCGGCTGATCTGGTCCTTCGCCCGCCCCCACACCCGCACCCTCGCCTTCGGGCTGCTGCTCGCCCTGCTCGGGTCGGCCGCCGGCCTCGCCACCCCGATGGTGACCAAGTGGGTCCTCGACTCGCTGGCCGCCGAGGGGTCGCTGACCGCCCCCGTGGTCGGCCTGCTGATCCTGACGGTGGTCGGGGTGGTCATCTGGGTCTGGCAGTGGATCCTGCTCGGGTCGCTCGGCGAACGGGTGGTCTTCGACGTGCGCCGGTCGATGGTGCACCGGCTGTTCCGGGCCACCGTCCCGGCCATCAACGGCCGCCCGACCGGCGAGTTCACCACCCGGGTCACCTCCGACACCGTGCTGCTGCGGGAGGCCGCCGCCAGCAGCCTGATCGAACTGCTCAACGGCGCCGTCATGCTGGTCGGCACGCTGGTGCTGATGGGCGTACTCGACCTGGTTCTGCTCGGCACCACGATGGCGGCCGTGGCCGTGGTGACGGCCCTGTTCCTGGTGCTGATGCCGGCCATCGCCAAGGCGCAGGAGCGGGCCCAGGAACACGTCGGCCGGCTCGGCGCGGTGCTGGAGGGTAGCCTGCGGGCGATCCGGACGGTGAAGGTGAGCCGGGCCGAGGAGCGGCAGGCCGAGCTGATCGTCGCGGAGGCCCGCGAGTCGGCCAGGTACAGCATCCGGGCGGTACGCCGCCAGGCGACCGCGATGAGCATCTCCTGGACCGGCGTGCAGCTCGCCATCATCCTGATCCTCGGCATCGGCGCCTGGCGGGTCAGCGAGGGACTGCTCCCGGTCTCCAGCCTGATCGCCTTCCTGCTCTACGCGTTCGCGCTGATGGGACCGATCACCTCGTTGAGTCAGCACGTGACCGCGCTGCAGGCCGGCATCGCCGCCGCCGGCCGGATCCGCGAGATCGACGCCCTCCCGGTCGAGACCGACCCCCCGACGGGGGCGCCTCCGGACGGCGACGCGCGGTCGCGGTCCGGCCAGGCCCCATCGGGTACGCCGGAAGCGCCCGAGCCTGCCGTGTTGGAGCTGCGGGGCGTGACGGCCAGCTACGGTCCCGGCCTGCCGCCGGCCGTGCGCGGGATCGACCTGGCCATCCCGCGCCGGGGACACGTCGCGATCGTGGGCCCCTCCGGCGCCGGCAAGACCACCCTCTTCTCGCTGATCCTGCGCTTCATCACCGCGCAGGACGGCGAGCTGTTCCTGGACGGCCAGCCGTACGCCGGGCTCGGCCACGCACAGGTGCGCGCCCGGCTGGCGTACGTCGAGCAGGACGCCCCGGTGGTGCCCGGCACCATCCGGGAGAACCTGGTCTTCTCCCACCCCGACGCCGACGAGGCGGAGCTGCGCCGGGTGCTGCGCGAGGTCCGGCTGGACGACAAGATCGACTCGCTCGGTGGCGGTCTGGACACCGAGCTGACGCCGTCGTCGATGTCCGGTGGCCAGCGGCAGCGGGTGGCGCTGGCCCGGGCCATCCTGCGCGCCCCCGACGTGCTGCTGCTGGACGAGGCGACCGCCCAGGTGGACGCCATCACCGAGGCGGCCATCCACGACTGCATCCGGAGCCGGGCCGAGGTGGGCGCCGTGGTGACAATCGCGCACCGCCTCTCGACGGTGATCGACGCGGACACCATCATCGTGATGGAGGCGGGCCGGATCCGCGCCCGGGGCGACCACGAGACCCTGCTGGCGACCGACGCGCTCTACCGCGACCTGATCGAGGCCCTGCGCATCGCCCAACCCGCCGAGGACCTGCCGATCCCCGCCACCACCGGCTGA
- a CDS encoding helix-turn-helix transcriptional regulator translates to MPTTSPLVCRMHLAQVLLALRHEAGLTHEQLAQTTGLPRQTLSRLENADRKPNLAAVIKLLRALGVPQGDSRHQEIIDLAMEAAEAGWWDHRDHAAMGDRQRVVANIEHGSDAIREYQPFLVAGLAQTEEYMRCRAEAAGGQHSEAIVAARLRRQQLLAAPDAPAYSLVIEEQVVRRLAVPPSVMLGQLQHLLKLAEGVIALQVLPVDARLGEGFSPRSPFAIYEHGDAPTVVVVDTVYEDLIDASAETATAYSTMFDRLSRAAMSVEDSIRFIREAAARLTVETGLGSTPNGS, encoded by the coding sequence GTGCCGACCACGAGCCCGCTCGTGTGCCGGATGCACCTCGCGCAGGTCCTGCTCGCACTGCGGCACGAGGCCGGCCTCACCCACGAGCAGTTGGCCCAGACCACCGGCCTGCCTCGTCAGACGCTCTCTCGGCTCGAAAACGCAGATCGGAAGCCGAATCTCGCCGCAGTCATCAAGTTGCTTCGGGCACTTGGTGTGCCGCAGGGCGACTCCCGGCATCAGGAGATCATCGACCTGGCGATGGAGGCCGCCGAGGCGGGATGGTGGGACCACCGTGATCATGCCGCGATGGGTGATCGGCAACGGGTGGTGGCGAACATCGAGCACGGATCCGACGCGATCCGTGAGTACCAACCATTTCTTGTCGCGGGCCTTGCCCAGACCGAGGAGTACATGCGGTGCCGGGCGGAGGCCGCCGGTGGGCAGCACAGCGAGGCGATCGTGGCGGCACGGCTCCGGCGTCAACAACTGCTCGCCGCACCGGACGCGCCCGCGTACTCACTGGTTATAGAGGAGCAGGTGGTGCGGCGGCTGGCCGTGCCGCCATCGGTGATGCTGGGGCAGCTCCAGCACCTGCTCAAACTCGCCGAAGGCGTTATCGCACTGCAGGTGCTTCCGGTGGATGCCCGACTCGGCGAAGGGTTCTCACCCCGGTCGCCGTTCGCCATCTACGAACACGGCGATGCTCCGACGGTGGTCGTCGTCGATACCGTGTACGAGGACCTGATCGACGCCTCCGCTGAAACCGCCACGGCCTACTCGACGATGTTCGACCGGCTGAGCCGTGCGGCGATGTCCGTAGAGGACAGCATCCGTTTCATCCGGGAGGCGGCCGCCAGGCTTACCGTCGAGACCGGACTCGGGAGCACCCCCAATGGCAGCTAG
- a CDS encoding DUF397 domain-containing protein, whose product MSTRTDGNNACVAVQMAGDVVGVCDSKAGHDGAVLAFEAPQWRRFTRAVQLGVIVRESAAG is encoded by the coding sequence ATGTCGACCAGGACTGACGGCAACAACGCCTGTGTCGCCGTTCAGATGGCCGGAGACGTCGTAGGCGTCTGCGACAGCAAGGCCGGTCACGACGGGGCCGTCCTGGCCTTCGAGGCTCCGCAGTGGCGGCGGTTCACCCGGGCGGTCCAGCTCGGCGTCATCGTCCGGGAGTCGGCTGCCGGGTAG
- a CDS encoding nucleotidyl transferase AbiEii/AbiGii toxin family protein — protein sequence MDAFHERLARIGLAAARRYGFALAGGYAVQAAGLLERPSEDVDLFTAWDCRDEFSTAVAVIVDAYRGDGLTVEIERQYDTFARLNLTDGARAAKVELGVDWRANEPILMAIGPVLHPDDAVANKMSALYGRAFARDFIDIDATLRSGRYTQDVLLNLAQRADRGFDRRIFADALRQVDLLDSDDFAQYGVTGEALNDLRNRFATWRSELLGGQGP from the coding sequence GTGGACGCCTTCCACGAGCGGCTCGCCCGCATCGGCCTTGCCGCCGCCCGCCGATACGGGTTCGCCCTCGCCGGCGGCTATGCCGTCCAAGCCGCTGGGCTGCTGGAGCGTCCCAGCGAAGATGTCGACCTGTTCACCGCCTGGGACTGCCGTGACGAATTCAGCACCGCGGTCGCGGTCATCGTGGATGCCTACCGAGGCGATGGACTGACCGTCGAGATCGAGCGGCAGTACGACACGTTCGCCCGACTGAATCTCACCGACGGCGCCCGCGCAGCCAAGGTGGAACTCGGGGTGGACTGGCGCGCTAACGAACCCATCCTCATGGCCATCGGACCGGTCCTGCACCCCGATGACGCGGTCGCGAACAAGATGAGCGCGCTCTACGGCCGGGCGTTTGCCCGTGACTTCATAGACATCGACGCCACACTCCGATCCGGCCGCTACACCCAGGATGTCCTACTCAACCTCGCGCAACGCGCCGATCGCGGCTTCGACCGACGCATCTTCGCGGACGCCCTCAGACAAGTCGACCTGCTCGATTCGGACGACTTCGCTCAGTACGGCGTCACCGGCGAGGCACTGAACGATCTTCGGAACAGATTCGCCACCTGGCGCAGCGAGTTACTCGGCGGACAGGGCCCTTAA
- a CDS encoding isocitrate lyase/phosphoenolpyruvate mutase family protein: protein MTEDVREAFRRLHTGGTFVLPNPWDVPSARLLAHLGFPALATTSSGFAATLGRADQRVTRDELVTHVATLTAAVRVPLSVDAERGYADDPAGVAETVRMLAEAGASGVSIEDYDPVAGRVDPVEVAAERIAAAASVCADHGMVLTGRAENHLYGVADLADTIARLIAYRDAGAGCLYAPGLRDLDDIARLVGEVGAPVNVLALPDGPTVPQLAEAGVRRVSTGGSLAWAAYGALVHAATELRDAGTSTYLDRALPQSVRDAAFD from the coding sequence GTGACCGAGGACGTACGCGAGGCATTCCGGCGGCTGCACACCGGCGGCACGTTCGTGCTGCCGAACCCGTGGGACGTGCCCTCGGCGCGGCTGCTGGCACACCTCGGCTTCCCGGCGTTGGCCACCACGAGTTCCGGATTCGCCGCCACCCTCGGCCGCGCCGACCAGCGCGTCACCCGCGACGAACTGGTCACCCACGTCGCCACCCTGACCGCCGCCGTCCGGGTGCCGTTGTCGGTCGACGCCGAGCGTGGCTACGCCGACGACCCGGCCGGCGTCGCCGAGACGGTGCGGATGCTCGCCGAGGCCGGCGCCAGCGGCGTGTCGATCGAGGACTACGACCCGGTCGCCGGCCGCGTCGACCCGGTCGAGGTCGCCGCCGAGCGGATCGCCGCTGCCGCGAGCGTCTGCGCCGACCACGGCATGGTGCTGACCGGCCGGGCGGAGAACCACCTCTACGGCGTCGCGGACCTGGCCGACACGATCGCCCGTCTCATCGCCTACCGGGACGCCGGCGCCGGCTGTCTGTACGCACCCGGGCTCCGCGACCTCGACGACATCGCCCGCCTGGTCGGCGAGGTCGGCGCCCCGGTCAACGTGCTCGCGCTGCCCGACGGCCCGACCGTGCCGCAACTGGCCGAGGCGGGGGTGCGCCGGGTCTCCACCGGAGGCAGCCTCGCCTGGGCCGCGTACGGCGCGCTGGTGCACGCCGCCACCGAACTGCGCGACGCCGGCACCAGCACCTACCTCGACCGAGCGCTGCCCCAGTCAGTACGCGACGCGGCTTTCGACTGA
- a CDS encoding class I SAM-dependent methyltransferase yields the protein MTDSTGEIVDYYTARFREDTRLQARPQGRLEQLRTIELLTELLPEPPARVLDVGGGPGVYARVLASAGYQVRLVDLVPSHVAQALAGDPAVDAVVADARALPEPDGGYDATLVLGPLYHLLERGDRVQAIREAIRVTRPGGRVVVAAISRFAGPLDFAATGRLRGELIDEARALLTDGVNDARIGFTRAYFHRLPELVDECRTAGLAELVVHGVEGPAWTAAEAAAGGPLADAVFSGALELARLFSSEPTLVAASSHLLATGLVRRRAANDLGEQQPWKQRSGERI from the coding sequence ATGACCGACTCGACCGGCGAGATCGTCGACTACTACACCGCCCGGTTCCGGGAGGACACCCGTCTGCAGGCGCGCCCCCAGGGCCGGCTGGAACAGCTGCGGACAATCGAACTGCTGACCGAGCTGCTGCCCGAACCGCCTGCGCGGGTCCTGGACGTCGGCGGTGGACCGGGGGTCTACGCCCGGGTGCTCGCCTCGGCCGGCTACCAGGTCCGCCTGGTCGATCTGGTGCCCAGCCACGTCGCCCAGGCGCTTGCCGGCGACCCCGCCGTCGACGCGGTGGTGGCCGACGCCCGCGCGCTGCCCGAGCCCGACGGCGGGTACGACGCGACCCTGGTCCTTGGCCCCCTCTACCACCTGCTCGAACGCGGGGACCGGGTCCAGGCGATCCGCGAGGCCATCCGGGTCACCCGCCCGGGCGGCCGGGTCGTGGTGGCGGCCATCTCGCGGTTCGCCGGACCGCTCGACTTCGCCGCCACCGGACGGCTGCGCGGCGAGCTGATCGACGAGGCGCGGGCCCTGCTCACCGACGGTGTGAACGACGCGCGTATCGGCTTCACCCGCGCCTACTTCCACCGGTTGCCGGAGCTGGTCGACGAGTGCCGGACGGCCGGCCTGGCCGAGCTGGTCGTACATGGGGTGGAGGGGCCGGCCTGGACGGCGGCCGAGGCCGCGGCGGGTGGGCCGCTGGCGGATGCGGTGTTCTCCGGGGCGCTGGAGCTCGCCCGCCTGTTCAGTAGCGAACCGACGCTTGTCGCCGCCAGCAGCCACCTGCTCGCCACCGGCCTCGTCCGCCGGAGGGCTGCGAACGACCTGGGCGAGCAACAGCCATGGAAACAAAGAAGCGGAGAGCGAATATGA
- the hutH gene encoding histidine ammonia-lyase, whose product MPTLTGSTVTVHPDGISPADVLAVARGPARVVLSPATLDAMATSRAIVDRIEAAGRPVYGVSTGFGALANTFVAPERRAELQHALIRSHAAGIGAPMPREVVRAMLLLRVRSLALGHSGVRPLVAQALVDLLNHDLTPWVPEHGSLGASGDLAPLAHCALALLGEGWVLAPDGGRLDAAEALAAAGLRPIELAAKEGLALINGTDGMLGMLLLAIADAGHLFTMADVTAALAIEAMLGSERPFLPELHAIRPHPGQAVSAANIHRLLQGSQIMDSHRDDLAHAVQDAYSMRCAPQVAGAARDTLGFVVDVAGRELRSVVDNPVVLPDGRVESTGNFHGAPLGFAADFLAIAAAEVGAIAERRVDRLLDVTRSRELPAFLSPDPGVNSGLMIAQYTAAGIVAENRRLAAPASVDSLPTSGMQEDHVSMGWSACRKLRTVLDNLTSLLAVELLAGVRGLQLRAPLRPSPAGAAAMAAVAAFAGEPGPDVFLAPVLERARSAIAGLDLRAGVERAVGPLG is encoded by the coding sequence ATGCCTACCCTGACCGGGTCGACCGTCACCGTCCACCCCGACGGCATCTCCCCCGCCGACGTCCTCGCCGTGGCCCGCGGCCCGGCCCGGGTGGTGCTCAGCCCGGCCACGCTTGACGCGATGGCCACCAGCCGGGCGATCGTGGACCGGATCGAGGCCGCCGGCCGCCCGGTCTACGGGGTCTCGACGGGCTTCGGGGCGCTGGCCAACACGTTCGTCGCCCCGGAGCGGCGGGCCGAGCTGCAGCACGCGCTGATCCGCTCGCACGCGGCCGGGATCGGGGCGCCGATGCCGCGCGAGGTGGTCCGGGCGATGCTGCTGCTGCGGGTGCGATCGCTGGCGCTGGGCCATTCGGGCGTCCGCCCGCTTGTCGCGCAGGCCTTGGTGGACCTGCTCAACCACGACCTGACCCCGTGGGTGCCCGAACACGGCTCGCTCGGCGCGTCCGGTGATCTGGCGCCGCTGGCGCACTGCGCGCTGGCGCTGCTCGGCGAGGGTTGGGTGCTCGCCCCGGACGGCGGTCGGCTCGACGCCGCCGAGGCGCTGGCCGCCGCCGGGCTGCGCCCGATCGAGCTGGCCGCCAAGGAGGGGCTGGCGCTGATCAACGGCACCGACGGGATGCTCGGCATGCTGCTGCTGGCGATCGCCGACGCCGGCCACCTGTTCACCATGGCCGACGTGACGGCCGCGCTGGCGATCGAGGCGATGCTCGGCTCGGAGCGGCCGTTCCTGCCGGAGCTGCACGCCATCCGGCCGCACCCGGGGCAGGCGGTGTCGGCGGCGAACATCCACCGGCTGCTGCAGGGCTCGCAGATCATGGACTCGCACCGCGACGACCTGGCGCACGCCGTGCAGGACGCGTACTCGATGCGGTGCGCACCGCAGGTCGCCGGGGCGGCCCGGGACACCCTCGGTTTCGTGGTCGACGTCGCCGGCCGGGAGCTGCGGTCCGTTGTGGACAATCCGGTGGTGCTGCCGGACGGCCGGGTCGAGTCGACCGGGAACTTCCACGGCGCCCCGCTCGGCTTCGCCGCCGACTTCCTGGCCATCGCCGCCGCCGAGGTCGGCGCCATCGCCGAGCGGCGGGTGGACCGGCTGCTGGACGTCACCCGGTCGCGGGAACTGCCGGCGTTCCTCTCCCCCGACCCGGGGGTGAACTCGGGGCTGATGATCGCCCAGTACACGGCGGCCGGGATCGTCGCCGAGAACCGGCGGCTGGCCGCGCCGGCCTCGGTGGACTCGCTGCCCACCAGCGGCATGCAGGAGGACCACGTATCGATGGGCTGGTCGGCCTGCCGCAAGCTGCGTACCGTGCTGGACAACCTGACCAGCCTGCTCGCGGTCGAGTTGCTGGCCGGCGTACGCGGTCTGCAGTTGCGGGCGCCGCTGCGGCCGTCCCCGGCCGGGGCGGCGGCGATGGCGGCGGTCGCCGCGTTCGCCGGTGAGCCCGGACCGGACGTCTTCCTCGCTCCGGTGCTGGAGCGGGCCCGGTCCGCGATCGCCGGCCTCGACCTGCGCGCCGGTGTCGAACGGGCGGTCGGCCCGCTCGGTTGA